TCGCCCTGTGGCTCGTCCGGCAGCGCCACCTGCCGCGGCGTCCCCGTGGTGATCGCCTTGACCACGTCGCCACCGGGCACGTCGTACTCGAAAGCGTCCGCGTAGGTCCGCAACACCACCCGAGAGCCGTCCGGGCTGGTGGCCGCCCCGGTGATCACCATGCGTCCCGGGAACGAGAACGGGTTGCTGGTGGTGGTCATCGGCACGGTCACCGTGCCGGCCGCGCGCAGCGGCGTCGTCCCACCCGCCCGCAGAGCCCCGGCCAGCACGTAGACGCCGGCCGCCCCGGGCGTCTTGGTCACCACGACCGGGCTGCCGTCCGCCCCGATCAGCAGGGCCTCCGCGTCGTGCGCCCCGTCCGGATAGGCGAGCCGGAACAGCTTCGGCTTCGACGCCCCCGGCGCGAGCCGCCACAGCCCGATGGTCTCCCGGTTATCCCCGTTGTCCCCGATGTCGGCGACCCAGAGTGTCCCGTCCCGCCCGAGCTGGAGATCCTCGGTGTCCCGCGGCCGCGACGGATAGGACACCGCCTTTCTCGTCGAGCAGTCCCGCTTCAGATAGAAGATCTTCCGATGCGACGCCTCGTCCGCGCTGTCATTGACCACCACATAGCCGTCACTGGTCGCCACCAGCCCGGAGATCTCGTCCAACCGCTTGTCGTCGACCTGGCAGACCGGGCCGGCCGCCACCGCGGCGGCAAGCATCGAGGCGAGCAGCATGCCCCCATTCGACCACGAGGCCGCCAACGCCCGGGCGCGGTCGCCGCCGAGCACGGTGGACGGTCGCTGGAATACTGCGGCGGTGGGACGCGAAGTGAGCTACGACGACGCCGTCAAGCTGCTCGGCGGCGACCGTGACAAGTGGGTCAAGCTCCTGGACACCCTGCTCGGCGTGGGGATGCTGGCGGTGGTCGGCCCGTTCCGGGACATGCTCGGCTGGTTCGACGCCAAGGCGGAGCTGAGCAAGGTCACCGAGCGGCTGGTGACCGGCCTCATCGAGCGCCGCTCCAAACTGTCCCGCTGGGAGCGGACCGAGCGGCTGCAGGCCGCCCACGCGGTGCTGGCCGTCACCGCCTACTTCGAGGCGCTCGCCGAGACGAAGCTGCCGCTGAGCCACCGGGAGTTGGCGTTGACGGCGGCCGAGCAACGGTCGCTGGCGGCCGGCGGTGGCGGCGCCGCCGGGCCGTTCGCCGGCTGGTCCGCGCCGGTGCCGGGCGCCGCCGAGCCGCACGAGGTGTTCCGCGAGGAGCTGACCGATCACTTCCTGCAGACCGGTCAGCGGGTCGGCAGCTTCCTCCAGGGACTCGCCGTCTGGGAGCGGCTCTCCCCACGCGAGCAGACCCTGGTCTTCGAGGCGTTGGCGGCGCTGCCGAGCCGGGCCGCGGACCGGTATGACAGCCTGCTCGGCCGGCTGGCCGCCGAATTTCCGGAGGTGGCGTTCTGGGCGGGGATGCGGGAGCACAACGCCACCCGCGCCCAGCTGCGGGAGGCGACCACCGCGCTCGCCGGCCTGCGCGCTGTGCTGGACCGGCTCGCCGAGGGCAGCGCGCCGGACGAGCGCCGCGCCGCGCTGTCCCGCGCCTACGCGAAAGTGCTCGACCGGCCGTCCGACGACGTACCGACCGGCCTGCGGATGCCGCCGCTGGCCGAGGCGTTCCTGCCGCAGCTGTACCGGGTTTGTCTCGTCGCCGGGAGCACGCCGCTGAGCAGCGAGAACTGGTGGAGTCTGCAGAGGGTCCGGAACGACCTGCTGCCCTTCCTGACCGGACATCTCACCTCTGCCGAGGCGGTCAGTGCGCCGCTGCTGGTCCTCGGCCACCCGGGATCGGGCAAGTCGGTGCTCAGCAAGCTGCTGGCCGGGCAGCTGCCGGCCAGCACGTTCATGCCGGTGCTGGTGCCGCTGCGAGCCGTGTCGGCCTCGGCCGACCTGCAGGATCAGATCGAGCAGGCGATCCGCAACGACACCGGCGAACGGCTGGAGTGGCCGGCGCTGAGCCGCTCGTCCGGTCACGCACTGCCGGTGATCATCCTGGACGGCTTCGACGAACTGCTGCAGGCCACCGGTGTCAGCCAGACCGACTACCTGAGCCGGGTCGCCGCGTTCCAGCGCCGCGAGATGGACCAGGACCGGCCCGTCGCCGTCATCGTCACCAGCCGCACGAGCGTCGCGGATCGGGCGCAGCCGAGCGAGGGCACGGTGGTGGTCCGCTTGGAGCCCTTCGACGACCACCGCATCGCGGCCTGGCTCGCGGTGTGGAACCGGACCAACTCGGGTCGTTTCGCTGCCGGACCGGAAGCACCGCTCGACCTGGCGACCGTGCTGCGGTATCGGCATCTCGCCGAGCAGCCGCTGTTGCTGCTGATGCTGGCCCTCTACGACGCCGAGGGGAACGCCCTGCGCGACGCCGGCACGCTGCGGCAGGACGAGCTGTATGAGCGGCTGCTGGCCCGCTTCGCCCGCCGCGAGGTGGACAAGCTGGGCGCCGGGCTGCCGGAGCGCGAGCGTGCGCAGCTGGTCGAGGCGCACCTCTATCGGCTGAGCGTGGTGGCCTTCGCGATGTTCAACCGCGGGGCGCAATGGGTGAACGGTGAAGACCTGGCGAAGGACCTGGAGGCCCTGCCCGCTCCGGCGATGCCCGGCCCGGTACCGGAGCCGCGCAGCTTGCGGGCCCGGCAGAGTGCCGTGGAGCAGGCGCTCGACTCGTTCTACTTCGTCCATCGTGCCGGCGCCGAGCGGGACGGGGTGCAGCTCGGCACCTACGAGTTCCTGCACGCCACCTTCGGCGAGTTCCTGGTCGCCCGGCTGCTGCACACCATCATCGACGAGATGGTCGCCGCGCGACGGGCCGTCACCTTCCTCACCGGCGGCAAACCGACTGACGACGACCTGCTGCACGCCCTGCTCTGCTGGGCGCCCCTGGCCGACCGGCGGCAGAT
Above is a genomic segment from Actinoplanes ianthinogenes containing:
- a CDS encoding NACHT domain-containing protein; its protein translation is MGREVSYDDAVKLLGGDRDKWVKLLDTLLGVGMLAVVGPFRDMLGWFDAKAELSKVTERLVTGLIERRSKLSRWERTERLQAAHAVLAVTAYFEALAETKLPLSHRELALTAAEQRSLAAGGGGAAGPFAGWSAPVPGAAEPHEVFREELTDHFLQTGQRVGSFLQGLAVWERLSPREQTLVFEALAALPSRAADRYDSLLGRLAAEFPEVAFWAGMREHNATRAQLREATTALAGLRAVLDRLAEGSAPDERRAALSRAYAKVLDRPSDDVPTGLRMPPLAEAFLPQLYRVCLVAGSTPLSSENWWSLQRVRNDLLPFLTGHLTSAEAVSAPLLVLGHPGSGKSVLSKLLAGQLPASTFMPVLVPLRAVSASADLQDQIEQAIRNDTGERLEWPALSRSSGHALPVIILDGFDELLQATGVSQTDYLSRVAAFQRREMDQDRPVAVIVTSRTSVADRAQPSEGTVVVRLEPFDDHRIAAWLAVWNRTNSGRFAAGPEAPLDLATVLRYRHLAEQPLLLLMLALYDAEGNALRDAGTLRQDELYERLLARFARREVDKLGAGLPERERAQLVEAHLYRLSVVAFAMFNRGAQWVNGEDLAKDLEALPAPAMPGPVPEPRSLRARQSAVEQALDSFYFVHRAGAERDGVQLGTYEFLHATFGEFLVARLLHTIIDEMVAARRAVTFLTGGKPTDDDLLHALLCWAPLADRRQIVFFLHSMVLVKPAAYRAEWAALLVELFRAAPLPREPRGFGGYRPRRSTVPSQIAAYTANLLLLALCGEDLTAGHLFEAVDTAAIRQWQDMALFWHSQGAASGWAGLPDLVAVDRVGRAGERDVALALDGPLLEVPPVDLAWVLGADEPDPGTELTYGDVFHEIAREAHFTCDEINDVQQHALEPLLDRFGKASGVIYSAAERGQPTSMARDVLVLVGLPSEPVPARVRRYRHLVAEAVYFDFAHVRLLLHHIERDQELSALDVQEIFQDCIFKAAYREEFLSCLLAHLDPAGGVRLAAMLVELLEGHAPTDWVAVELDAAIRLAELGMVHPRLDARQARVLLERHATRRPDFNRRIRAIVAPAV